The following DNA comes from Chitinophagales bacterium.
TATTTTTACATTAGGAGAAACTAAGTAAAAATCAATAAGCGTAGTAAAAGTTTCTCCTTTTATATACGGAGTGGCTAATTTTCGGTTAGTAGGAGTTGTGGTATCATAAGCCCAAAGCCAACCTTCGGGCATAAAATCTTCTGCTATATTATCTTGGTAATAGTCATCGGCACTGCCTGCGGCAAAAGTAGCGTAATTAAAATTTGGCGGGCATTGATTCCAATCGGCTCCTACTATTACGTAGTTTCCTTTTTCGTATTCTGCCAACAAATGATTTCTTAAATACTCCATTTCTAAAGGCTTTAACTTGCCTCCATCGTAAGCCGAATTATGGGAGTTTATGACTATCAGTTCTTTCCCGTTTGCCACAGGAATTCTACTTTCTAACATACATCTATCTAAATGAAAAACCCTAACAGGCCAATCATAGCTACCCGGAAACTGGAAACGGGTAGTTTCAGTTACTTTATATTTGCTGTATGTAGCTACACCACTTTTTACTTTCCCTATTGGCGAAAAGCTAACTAATGGTTTTGGTACATATTTCACATTAAAGTTTAAGGCTATAGCATTGCTGTAATTATCTGCCAATTCATCTGCTATTCCTTGGTATTCATTGGTTTCGTAGCTTCTCTTTGAATTTACATCTACTTCTTGCAGCAAAATAAAATCGGTATTGCTATGTTCTGCTATGGTTTTTTTAATGCCATTAAAATATTCTTGATGAATAGCTTTACTCGGTCTTACCATTTTACCTCCATCCAAAAAGAAATCGCTTTTATCGCCCAAGCCACTGTAGCCAATATTCCATATCATAAAACTTAAGTGGGCACTGTCTGCCACACTTTCTGTTCTATTGTTTTCGGTGCTGAGCTTAGTTACTTCCTGTGGCTTAAAATCATTGATAGTTCCATAAGCTAATACGGCAGCCACATAAAGTCCGTAAGCCAAAATAGGTATCAATAAAAACTTTAGGTATTTCATGGTGCTTTTGGTTTTATTTACTTACAAATATCTAATATTCTTTCTAAAATAGAAATAAAAAAAGATAACACGTAAATGTTATCTTTTTAACTTTATAATAGAGGGTTGATATTCAATACTATTTAACGTCTGGTTCGGTACTAAATCTTAACAACAAAATACCGGCTACCATAATAAATGCCCAAAATACAGTTTGTGCTGCTAATCCCACATCTAATAAACCTTTTACAGAATCTGCCGGATTATATGGTAAATGTGCAGATGAGTTTAAATACAAAAATAAGTTTCCTAAACAAGCTAATGTGCCTACAAGAGCTAACATTGCACCTAATACTTTTGCCATAGTTTTTCTTAATTTTAGGCAAAGTTAGTATAAATAGACAATTTTCTCAAAAAATTATTTTATAAATTCCAATATTAGCATAAACTTTTCTTGAAAAGGATATTTTTCCGTAACTTCAAACGCATAATTTTTACTTTGAAATGGAAAGTTTAGCCCAAGCTTTAAATATTGGCATACCGCTTTTTTTAATTCTTATAGCCATTGAGTTTTTGTATGGTTATTTTACACATAATCAAACTTTAAATTTGCCCGATACGGTATCCAGTTTAAGCAGTGGCATTACTAATATTACTAAAAGTGTTTTAGGCTTAATAGTAGCCATAGTTTCTTATGATTGGATAGAAAGAAATTTTGCTATTTTTAATCTGGAAGTTAAGTGGTGGATGTTTCCTGTTGTTTTTATTGCCAAAGATTTTTCGGGATATTGGATACACCGTTTTGAACATAAAGTAAATTATTTTTGGAACAGACATATTATACATCACAGTAGTGAAGAGTTTAACTTGCCTTGTGCTTTACGCCAATCTATTTCAGAAATTTTTTCCTTTGGAATTTTCTTTGTTTTTCCGCTGGCGTTTTTAGGTATTCCGTCAGAGGTTTTTGCTATTGTAGCTCCTATTCATCTGTTTGCTCAGTTTTGGTATCATACCCGCCATATAAATAAAATGGGGAAAGTGCTGGAGTATGTTATCGTTACTCCTTCGCACCACAGAGTACACCATGCTATTAATGATATTTATTTAGACAAAAACTTTTCTCAAATTTTTATTTTTTGGGATAGAATATTTGGTACTTTTCAAGAGGAATTAGAAAACGAACCGTGTGTTTATGGCGTAAAAAGGCAGGTAAATACATGGAATCCTATAATTATTAATTTTCAGCACGCCTTTTTGGTTTGGAAAGATTTTATTTTAACCAGAAGTTGGAAAGATAAATTTAAAATTTGGTTTATGCCCACCGGCTGGCGTCCTGCCGATAGAGAAGCGACAAACCCTATTGATTATATTAAAGACCCTTTTACCCAAGTTAAATATCAGCCTTTTATTAAAGTGTGGGTGCAGGCGTGGAGTCTTATACAAACTACAGTTACGGTTATTATTGCATTAGTGCTTTTTAATCATATAAGCCTTATTCCTTTTTATCAGGCTCTTTTGGTGGGGGCATTTATTTTTTTAGAAGTATATAGCTACACTACTATTATGGATGGCAAAAAACACGGTGCTGTTTTAGAAATTATAAAATCAATAATTGGTATAGTAGGTATTTATTATTTCACACAGAATTTAATACTTGAAAGTTGGGTTAGCAGTTTATTAATTGCCATTGCAGTATATTATGGCGTTTGTATTTTACTTTCTGCATATTATTTAGTAGATAAAACGGCTAAGGTAGAAACCATTGTTTAGCAATTTACTCCTGATTTGCCATTAAGTTTAAAACTTGGCGTTTTACGTTTTTGCGTATAGCTTTTTCTATTTCTCTATTAGGTTGTTTAAGTGTAAACTGATACTTAAAAGCAATATGGTCGTTCTGTATTTCTTCAATTCTAAGATTAATTGATTTTTCTATTATGTTTTGTATGTTGTCTTTTAAGGTTTCGTACAATACCGCTTCTAATTCATCTGCCGATTTTAAAAATTTGGTATTCAACACAAAATCTATGCTTGTTTTTCTTATTTTTCGCTTAGAATAATTAATAAAATCTGTGGAGTAAATAATGTTATTGGGAATATAAACTACATCATCATCATCGTTTAAAAGCACTACGTTAGATAAGTTTATTTCCTTTACTTTGCCTCTATGTTCTCTTA
Coding sequences within:
- a CDS encoding sterol desaturase family protein is translated as MESLAQALNIGIPLFLILIAIEFLYGYFTHNQTLNLPDTVSSLSSGITNITKSVLGLIVAIVSYDWIERNFAIFNLEVKWWMFPVVFIAKDFSGYWIHRFEHKVNYFWNRHIIHHSSEEFNLPCALRQSISEIFSFGIFFVFPLAFLGIPSEVFAIVAPIHLFAQFWYHTRHINKMGKVLEYVIVTPSHHRVHHAINDIYLDKNFSQIFIFWDRIFGTFQEELENEPCVYGVKRQVNTWNPIIINFQHAFLVWKDFILTRSWKDKFKIWFMPTGWRPADREATNPIDYIKDPFTQVKYQPFIKVWVQAWSLIQTTVTVIIALVLFNHISLIPFYQALLVGAFIFLEVYSYTTIMDGKKHGAVLEIIKSIIGIVGIYYFTQNLILESWVSSLLIAIAVYYGVCILLSAYYLVDKTAKVETIV
- a CDS encoding endonuclease/exonuclease/phosphatase family protein, with amino-acid sequence MKYLKFLLIPILAYGLYVAAVLAYGTINDFKPQEVTKLSTENNRTESVADSAHLSFMIWNIGYSGLGDKSDFFLDGGKMVRPSKAIHQEYFNGIKKTIAEHSNTDFILLQEVDVNSKRSYETNEYQGIADELADNYSNAIALNFNVKYVPKPLVSFSPIGKVKSGVATYSKYKVTETTRFQFPGSYDWPVRVFHLDRCMLESRIPVANGKELIVINSHNSAYDGGKLKPLEMEYLRNHLLAEYEKGNYVIVGADWNQCPPNFNYATFAAGSADDYYQDNIAEDFMPEGWLWAYDTTTPTNRKLATPYIKGETFTTLIDFYLVSPNVKIEEVKGVNIDFKYSDHQPVLLNVQLQ